From Actinopolyspora lacussalsi, a single genomic window includes:
- a CDS encoding PPOX class probable F420-dependent enzyme (product_source=TIGR03618; cath_funfam=2.30.110.10; cog=COG3467; pfam=PF01243; superfamily=50475; tigrfam=TIGR03618): MPRIATADHVEREALLEFLRPRHRGLLSTTRAGGRPQMSPVACGVDPQDRIVVSTYPDRAKARNARRDPRVSICVLSEEWDGPHVQVDGRARVLDMPGALDGLVDYFRCISGEHPDWDEYREAMVRQNKSLIRIEIEDWGPIATGGFPPHLAES, from the coding sequence ATGCCACGCATCGCCACGGCCGACCACGTCGAACGGGAAGCACTGCTGGAATTCCTTCGGCCGCGGCATCGCGGTCTGCTGTCGACCACCCGCGCCGGAGGTCGCCCGCAGATGTCTCCGGTGGCCTGCGGCGTCGATCCACAGGACCGGATCGTGGTCTCCACCTACCCGGACCGCGCGAAGGCCAGGAACGCGCGCCGCGACCCACGAGTGTCGATCTGCGTCCTCTCCGAGGAGTGGGACGGACCGCACGTGCAGGTCGACGGCCGCGCGCGGGTACTGGACATGCCCGGGGCGCTGGACGGCCTCGTTGACTACTTCCGCTGCATCTCCGGGGAACACCCGGACTGGGACGAGTACCGCGAAGCCATGGTCCGGCAGAACAAGTCGCTGATCCGCATCGAGATCGAGGACTGGGGCCCGATCGCCACCGGTGGTTTCCCGCCGCACCTCGCGGAGTCCTGA
- a CDS encoding fatty-acyl-CoA synthase (product_source=KO:K00666; cath_funfam=2.30.38.10,3.30.300.30,3.40.50.980; cog=COG0318; ko=KO:K00666; pfam=PF00501,PF13193; superfamily=56801; tigrfam=TIGR01923), producing the protein MRNQGLGSWPVRRARGTPDKTALIHRGRTRTYRELCGRIHALANGLQERGVGRGDRIAYLGPNHPALLETLFAAGTLGAVFVPLNTRLAEAELTFTLHDCGAGVLVYDRRHTETARSLRERVPDLLLIATTEEDAPREDVESLISAASNDFRDEPVAAEETALVLYTSGTTGRPKGARVSHRNAVWNALNVLVDVDMSSTEVTLLNAPLFHSAALGMTCLPTLLKGGTVVLEERFDVETTFDLIERFRVTLAFGVPTMFDALSRSPRWPEADLSSLRFLLCGGAPVPPELIRRYSARGLPLMQGYGMTEASPGVLLQSAAESAERIGCAGKPAFFSDVRLERIDGTTPSVDEPGEILVAGPNVVDGYWQRPEESANAFTADGWFRSGDLATVDEDGVHRIVGRIKDMFVSGGENVYPAEIESVLHEHPAVVEAAVVGVPDPVWGEVGRAAVVVGAESPVETGQLAEFLAGRLGGYKVPKRIDLVDELPRGATGKVDKQAIRRADG; encoded by the coding sequence ATGCGCAATCAGGGACTGGGATCCTGGCCGGTCAGACGCGCCCGCGGCACACCGGACAAGACGGCCTTGATCCACCGGGGGCGCACCCGCACCTACCGCGAGTTGTGCGGGCGGATACATGCCCTGGCCAACGGCCTGCAGGAGCGGGGAGTGGGCAGGGGTGACCGCATCGCCTATCTTGGCCCGAACCATCCGGCGTTGTTGGAAACGCTGTTCGCGGCGGGAACGTTGGGGGCCGTATTCGTGCCGCTGAACACCAGGCTGGCCGAGGCGGAACTGACGTTCACACTGCACGACTGCGGTGCCGGAGTGCTCGTGTACGACCGGCGGCACACCGAAACGGCCCGATCGCTCCGGGAGCGTGTTCCCGACCTGCTGCTGATCGCCACCACCGAGGAAGACGCCCCGCGGGAAGACGTCGAGAGCCTGATCTCGGCCGCGTCGAACGACTTCCGCGACGAACCCGTCGCTGCCGAGGAAACGGCGCTCGTCCTCTACACCTCGGGCACCACCGGGCGTCCGAAAGGCGCGAGGGTGAGCCACCGCAACGCCGTCTGGAACGCGCTCAACGTCCTGGTCGACGTGGACATGAGCAGCACCGAGGTCACCCTGCTCAACGCTCCGCTGTTCCACAGCGCGGCACTGGGGATGACCTGTCTGCCCACGCTGCTCAAGGGCGGAACGGTGGTGTTGGAGGAAAGATTCGACGTCGAGACCACCTTCGACCTGATCGAGCGGTTCCGGGTCACGCTGGCGTTCGGAGTCCCGACCATGTTCGACGCGTTGAGTCGTTCTCCGCGCTGGCCGGAGGCGGACCTGTCGAGCCTGCGTTTCCTGCTGTGCGGTGGCGCTCCGGTGCCACCGGAGCTCATCCGCCGCTACAGTGCCCGAGGGCTGCCCCTCATGCAGGGATACGGCATGACCGAAGCGTCCCCCGGCGTGCTGCTGCAGAGCGCCGCCGAGAGTGCCGAGCGGATCGGCTGCGCGGGCAAACCGGCGTTCTTCAGCGACGTACGCCTCGAACGGATCGACGGCACGACACCTTCGGTCGACGAGCCTGGCGAGATACTGGTGGCGGGACCGAATGTGGTGGACGGATACTGGCAACGCCCCGAGGAGAGCGCGAACGCCTTCACCGCGGACGGCTGGTTCCGCTCCGGCGATCTGGCCACTGTCGACGAGGACGGTGTTCACCGCATCGTGGGTCGGATCAAGGACATGTTCGTCTCCGGCGGGGAGAACGTGTATCCGGCGGAGATCGAGTCGGTGTTGCACGAGCATCCCGCCGTCGTGGAAGCCGCCGTGGTCGGGGTGCCGGACCCCGTCTGGGGCGAAGTGGGCAGGGCGGCGGTCGTCGTCGGCGCCGAGAGCCCCGTCGAAACCGGCCAACTCGCCGAGTTCCTCGCCGGACGACTCGGCGGATACAAGGTTCCGAAACGGATCGATCTCGTGGACGAACTGCCGCGTGGCGCCACCGGCAAGGTGGACAAGCAGGCGATCCGCCGAGCGGACGGCTGA
- a CDS encoding trans-feruloyl-CoA hydratase/vanillin synthase (product_source=KO:K18383; cath_funfam=3.90.226.10; cog=COG1024; ko=KO:K18383; pfam=PF00378; superfamily=52096) produces MSTRSESVTNRYETVGVEVDDSGIGWLSFDRPEKRNAMNPTLNREMTRALERLEADERVRVVVLTGNGQAWSAGMDLKEYFREVEDAPPHVENRTRRESAEWQWRRLIHFAKPTIAMVNGWCFGGAFTPLVCCDLAITAEDATFGLSEVNWGIPPGGLVSRALAETVPARDALWFVMTGETFDGRHAERMRLVNEAVPAERLRTRTVEVASKLAGMNTHVLRAAKVGFKKARQLSWDQAEEYLYAKLDATTGHDPERGKQQGLKRFLDDKTYRPGLGSYEQEA; encoded by the coding sequence GTGTCCACCAGGAGCGAATCCGTCACGAACCGCTACGAAACCGTCGGGGTCGAGGTCGACGACTCCGGGATCGGCTGGCTCTCGTTCGACCGGCCCGAGAAGCGCAACGCGATGAACCCGACGCTCAATCGCGAGATGACCCGGGCACTGGAACGACTCGAAGCCGACGAGCGGGTCCGCGTGGTGGTGTTGACCGGAAACGGCCAGGCCTGGTCCGCGGGTATGGACCTCAAGGAGTACTTCCGGGAAGTGGAGGACGCGCCGCCGCACGTGGAGAACCGGACCCGCCGCGAGAGCGCCGAATGGCAGTGGCGACGTCTGATCCACTTCGCCAAACCCACCATCGCGATGGTCAACGGATGGTGCTTCGGCGGCGCGTTCACCCCGCTGGTGTGCTGTGACCTGGCGATCACCGCGGAGGACGCGACGTTCGGCCTTTCGGAGGTCAACTGGGGCATTCCACCCGGCGGACTCGTCTCGCGCGCGCTGGCCGAAACCGTTCCGGCCAGGGACGCGCTGTGGTTCGTCATGACCGGGGAAACCTTCGACGGTCGCCACGCGGAACGAATGCGCCTGGTCAACGAGGCGGTTCCCGCCGAGCGGCTGCGTACCCGCACCGTGGAGGTGGCGAGCAAGCTCGCGGGGATGAACACCCACGTGCTGCGGGCGGCCAAGGTCGGGTTCAAGAAGGCGCGGCAGCTCTCCTGGGACCAGGCCGAGGAATACCTCTACGCCAAACTGGACGCGACTACCGGCCACGATCCCGAGCGGGGCAAGCAGCAAGGTCTCAAGCGGTTCCTGGACGACAAGACATACCGGCCGGGTCTCGGCTCATACGAGCAGGAGGCATGA
- a CDS encoding hypothetical protein (product_source=Hypo-rule applied; pfam=PF06718) has translation MSPIATGVLAELREHDDSGQSPELLTETQRKGAPLRCCLRRARRGDRIMLVSYAPLHRWAAATGAVPGAYDEIGPVFIHAEPCRGPESATWPEELRGERRVLRVYDVDGRILSGRLLDSPERTWFSESVAAELLADSGAALVHVRAVEFGCFLFEVRRPEER, from the coding sequence GTGAGTCCCATCGCAACCGGAGTACTCGCCGAACTGCGTGAGCACGACGATTCCGGGCAGTCGCCCGAACTCCTGACCGAAACCCAGCGGAAAGGGGCACCGCTACGCTGTTGTCTGCGACGTGCACGACGAGGAGACCGCATCATGCTGGTTTCCTACGCTCCACTGCACAGGTGGGCTGCCGCCACCGGTGCCGTACCCGGTGCGTACGACGAGATCGGGCCGGTATTCATCCACGCCGAACCCTGTCGCGGACCGGAATCCGCTACATGGCCCGAGGAACTCCGGGGCGAACGCCGCGTGCTGCGCGTGTACGACGTGGACGGTCGAATACTGAGTGGTCGCTTGCTGGACTCCCCCGAACGTACGTGGTTCTCGGAGAGTGTCGCGGCCGAATTGCTGGCGGATTCCGGGGCAGCGCTGGTGCACGTCAGAGCGGTGGAGTTCGGGTGCTTCCTGTTCGAGGTCCGTCGACCGGAGGAGCGATGA
- a CDS encoding hypothetical protein (product_source=Hypo-rule applied; superfamily=54593): MASVRQFQVTFDCAEPERVARFWCEVLGYVVPPPPEGFATWEDFDRSLPLERQGSAFACIDPSGTGPRLFFQRVPEGKVVKNRVHLDVRVGTGLVGEERLATLEAECARLIELGATRVRLLPADGNDESCIVMQDIEGNEFCLD, translated from the coding sequence ATGGCATCGGTAAGGCAGTTCCAAGTCACTTTCGACTGCGCGGAACCTGAACGCGTCGCTCGTTTCTGGTGCGAGGTGTTGGGGTACGTGGTACCTCCACCACCGGAAGGGTTCGCCACCTGGGAGGATTTCGATCGCTCGCTGCCGCTTGAGCGGCAGGGCTCGGCATTCGCCTGCATCGATCCCTCCGGTACGGGGCCGCGGCTGTTCTTCCAGCGTGTTCCCGAAGGCAAGGTTGTCAAGAATCGAGTGCATCTCGATGTGCGGGTCGGCACCGGGCTCGTGGGGGAAGAGCGTCTCGCCACGCTCGAGGCGGAGTGCGCACGACTGATCGAGCTCGGCGCGACGCGTGTGCGACTGCTGCCCGCCGATGGAAACGACGAGTCGTGCATCGTGATGCAGGACATCGAGGGCAACGAGTTCTGTCTCGACTGA
- a CDS encoding DNA-binding MarR family transcriptional regulator (product_source=COG1846; cath_funfam=1.10.10.10; cog=COG1846; pfam=PF01047; smart=SM00347; superfamily=46785), protein MTDYVEDAGEPESADDEAPLTLYLVKRLEMVVRALMDDALRPHGLTTLQYTALTVLEQRGELSSAQLARRSFVTPQTMHEMVQWLERHELVRRRRDETNRRALLISLTTRGRELVTTCAPVIDSLERCVLDSMNPGERLVFRECLGRSYAALTPLVRHRNEPGHTSGSDS, encoded by the coding sequence GTGACCGACTACGTCGAGGACGCGGGCGAACCGGAGTCGGCGGACGACGAGGCGCCGCTGACGCTTTACCTGGTCAAGCGGCTGGAAATGGTCGTCCGCGCGCTGATGGACGACGCCTTGCGTCCACACGGTCTGACCACGCTGCAGTACACCGCGCTGACCGTGCTGGAACAGCGCGGCGAGCTCTCCTCCGCCCAACTGGCACGACGCTCCTTCGTGACTCCGCAGACCATGCACGAGATGGTGCAGTGGCTGGAGCGACACGAGCTGGTGCGACGCAGGCGGGACGAGACCAACCGCCGTGCCCTGCTGATCAGCCTGACCACACGCGGCCGGGAGCTGGTCACCACCTGCGCGCCTGTGATCGACTCGCTGGAGCGGTGTGTGCTCGACTCGATGAATCCCGGAGAGCGCCTGGTTTTCCGGGAGTGCCTCGGCAGGAGTTACGCGGCCCTGACCCCGCTGGTGCGGCACCGGAACGAACCCGGACACACCTCCGGTTCCGACTCCTGA